The Dehalogenimonas sp. 4OHTPN genome window below encodes:
- a CDS encoding shikimate kinase: MNRNIALIGFMGSGKSTAGQRLARRLGREFIELDQLIEQRAGKTIPEIFKEMGESGFRDLEEAVIEEVSRSAKNAVIALGGGAVLRPFNVERLKTSATLVYLETEVEVLQDRLARSRKRPLLDRPDRDRIIEELHEARRSLYETAAGITVRTGRRPFAAVINEIIEKLGIDESRNR; encoded by the coding sequence ATGAACCGCAATATCGCTCTCATCGGCTTCATGGGTTCCGGCAAATCGACCGCCGGCCAGAGATTAGCCCGGCGGCTGGGCCGCGAGTTTATCGAACTCGACCAGCTAATCGAGCAGCGCGCCGGGAAGACGATTCCGGAAATCTTCAAAGAGATGGGAGAGTCCGGCTTCCGCGACCTGGAAGAAGCGGTCATCGAGGAGGTCAGCCGATCAGCGAAGAATGCGGTCATCGCCCTGGGCGGCGGCGCCGTACTTCGTCCGTTCAACGTCGAACGTTTGAAAACGTCAGCCACCCTCGTGTATTTGGAAACCGAGGTCGAAGTTCTCCAGGACCGACTTGCCCGGAGCCGCAAGCGGCCGCTCCTCGACCGCCCCGACCGCGACCGCATCATCGAGGAACTTCACGAGGCGCGGCGCTCGTTGTACGAGACCGCTGCCGGCATCACCGTGAGAACTGGCCGCCGTCCCTTCGCCGCCGTCATCAACGAGATTATTGAGAAATTGGGGATCGATGAAAGCCGTAATCGGTAA
- a CDS encoding shikimate dehydrogenase, with the protein MIDSNTRLIALLGDPVVHSVSPAMQNAAFAAAGLNYVYLAFPVPAVAIGGAVAGLRGLGIRGANVTIPHKTAVMPFLDRIEDQARRIGAVNVILNDGGRLTGHNTDAPGFLAVLKRSGFEPNGKKTVVIGAGGAARAVAFALRAAGASVVIVNRTPKTAASLAADTGAAALPMTDAGFSEALAGASLVVNATSVGLPPENEATPLPAKFLRRGLIVFDIVYRPQQTRLLRDAEAAGCRTIGGLEMLVEQGALAFELWAGQPAPRDVMSRAAAGALS; encoded by the coding sequence ATGATTGATTCAAACACCAGGCTGATCGCCCTCCTCGGCGACCCGGTGGTTCATTCGGTATCACCGGCGATGCAAAACGCCGCCTTCGCGGCTGCCGGTTTGAACTACGTCTACCTGGCCTTCCCGGTGCCCGCCGTGGCCATCGGCGGCGCCGTCGCCGGGCTGCGGGGCCTGGGAATTCGCGGCGCCAATGTCACCATACCCCACAAAACGGCGGTGATGCCGTTCCTTGATAGAATCGAGGACCAGGCCCGCCGCATCGGCGCGGTTAATGTCATCTTAAATGACGGCGGCAGGCTGACCGGCCACAACACCGATGCCCCGGGTTTCCTCGCCGTTCTGAAACGCAGTGGCTTTGAGCCGAACGGCAAAAAAACCGTCGTCATCGGAGCCGGCGGTGCCGCCCGCGCCGTCGCCTTCGCCCTGCGGGCCGCCGGCGCGTCGGTCGTTATCGTCAACCGGACGCCGAAGACCGCGGCTTCGCTGGCGGCCGATACCGGTGCAGCCGCTCTACCGATGACCGATGCCGGTTTTTCGGAAGCCCTGGCCGGCGCCTCTCTGGTAGTCAACGCCACGTCCGTCGGCCTGCCTCCGGAAAATGAGGCGACCCCGTTGCCGGCCAAATTCCTGCGGCGGGGACTTATCGTTTTCGATATTGTCTACCGCCCGCAGCAGACACGGCTGCTGCGGGACGCTGAAGCCGCGGGCTGCCGGACCATCGGCGGGCTGGAAATGCTGGTTGAGCAGGGTGCCCTAGCCTTCGAGTTGTGGGCCGGCCAACCCGCGCCGCGCGACGTTATGAGCCGGGCGGCGGCCGGGGCGCTGTCATGA
- a CDS encoding type I 3-dehydroquinate dehydratase, which yields MRPKICGVIAEDEARAIAAAEPLVDLFELRIDLVGQTWPAVAHTLTKPWIATNRPRAEGGRWDGGETDRQSELLKALSLSAAIVDVELAAPGLDILVGAVKKKARCLVSHHDFAATPPLEELEIIIERQIAAGADICKVVTTAASLDDNLKLLKLYAKFPGRKIIAFAMGPAGVLSRVLAPLAGAEFAYASLLGGKESAPGQLSAARFDEIYRLLQI from the coding sequence ATGAGACCTAAAATCTGCGGCGTCATTGCCGAAGACGAGGCCCGGGCGATCGCCGCGGCCGAGCCGCTAGTCGACCTCTTCGAACTGCGGATCGATCTTGTTGGCCAAACTTGGCCGGCGGTCGCCCACACCCTGACCAAACCCTGGATCGCCACCAACCGTCCCCGCGCCGAGGGCGGCCGCTGGGATGGCGGCGAGACCGACCGGCAGTCGGAGCTTCTGAAGGCGCTCAGCCTGAGCGCCGCCATTGTGGACGTTGAACTCGCCGCGCCGGGCCTCGACATCCTTGTCGGAGCGGTCAAGAAGAAAGCCCGGTGCCTGGTGTCCCACCACGATTTCGCTGCCACGCCGCCGCTTGAGGAACTTGAGATCATAATCGAGCGGCAGATTGCCGCAGGAGCCGACATCTGCAAAGTCGTCACCACCGCAGCCTCGTTGGATGATAATTTAAAACTGCTGAAATTATACGCAAAGTTTCCTGGCCGGAAAATAATCGCTTTCGCCATGGGGCCGGCCGGGGTCTTGAGCCGGGTTCTAGCGCCGCTTGCCGGCGCGGAGTTCGCCTACGCTTCCCTGCTTGGTGGCAAGGAATCGGCCCCGGGGCAGCTCTCCGCCGCCCGGTTCGACGAAATTTATCGGCTGCTCCAGATATGA
- the aroB gene encoding 3-dehydroquinate synthase translates to MKTQIDVNLADRSYPIRIGEGLLTELPALMQSLSLSGRLMAVTNRVVAGLHGGLLTEALRSAGLEPELIVIPDGEGCKSLATAGKLYESLARRHAERGTPLLAFGGGVIGDLTGFVAATYQRGVPFVQVPTTLLAQVDSSIGGKVAVNVGKLKNMAGVFYQPRLVAADTRLLQTLPLAEIQNGLAEVIKCAVIKDPELFAYLEHNIPEVLAKNIGTLTHIVGRAARVKAAVVERDEHDYGERQILNFGHTLGHAIEAVSNFRVKHGTAVALGMAAAAKVANRMGLLAEPHVIRITSLIAAAGLPVTIPVKQPEALIAAMLHDKKISNGKLKFVLPDGIGSTVIRDDIDPGIAVEALSA, encoded by the coding sequence ATGAAAACGCAGATTGACGTCAACCTGGCCGATCGAAGCTACCCCATCCGCATCGGGGAAGGGCTGTTAACCGAACTGCCGGCCCTGATGCAAAGCCTGAGCCTGAGCGGCCGGCTGATGGCGGTGACCAACCGGGTCGTAGCCGGCCTGCACGGCGGGCTCTTGACCGAAGCACTGCGCTCAGCCGGTCTGGAACCGGAACTCATCGTTATTCCGGACGGTGAGGGCTGCAAGTCGCTGGCGACTGCCGGCAAGCTCTACGAAAGCCTGGCCAGACGGCATGCCGAGCGCGGAACGCCGCTGCTGGCCTTTGGCGGCGGGGTGATCGGCGACCTGACCGGCTTCGTCGCCGCCACCTACCAGCGCGGCGTACCTTTCGTTCAGGTGCCGACGACGCTTCTGGCACAGGTTGACAGCAGCATCGGCGGCAAGGTGGCGGTCAACGTCGGCAAACTCAAGAACATGGCTGGCGTCTTCTACCAGCCCAGGCTGGTGGCCGCCGACACCCGGCTGCTTCAAACCCTGCCGCTGGCTGAAATCCAAAACGGCCTGGCCGAAGTCATTAAATGCGCCGTCATCAAAGACCCGGAGTTATTCGCCTATCTGGAGCACAATATACCTGAAGTATTAGCCAAAAATATCGGAACGCTCACCCATATCGTCGGCCGGGCAGCCCGGGTGAAAGCGGCGGTGGTTGAGCGGGATGAGCATGATTACGGCGAGCGGCAGATCCTTAATTTTGGGCACACCCTCGGCCACGCCATAGAAGCCGTCTCCAATTTCCGGGTCAAACACGGCACCGCAGTTGCCCTGGGTATGGCGGCCGCGGCTAAAGTGGCTAACCGGATGGGACTCCTGGCCGAACCTCATGTCATTCGGATTACCAGTCTCATCGCCGCCGCCGGCTTGCCGGTCACCATTCCCGTTAAACAACCTGAAGCACTCATTGCAGCAATGCTCCATGATAAGAAAATCTCGAACGGTAAACTCAAGTTTGTCCTGCCGGACGGCATCGGCAGTACCGTGATTAGAGACGATATCGATCCCGGGATAGCCGTTGAGGCGCTTTCCGCATGA
- the aroF gene encoding 3-deoxy-7-phosphoheptulonate synthase has translation MKKDATEQQIQHAVDEVARAGLRTDVSRGQYLTIIGLIGDETRVDFTHLAALPGVKEARMIQAPYKLINREYSSAYGETGTRVVKVGDVQFGAPEPVFIAGPCAVENRDDLFRIAEQCKGAGAHILRGGVFKPRSSVHSFQGLGSAGHDEAIEALTWLREAGRTFGMPVVTEVRGEAQVDLVAEFVDIIQIGARNMYDQDLLQTAARKKLPVMFKRHFGASVEEFLCFAEYIAAEGNKDIILCERGIVPMGKGKNYTRYMLDLAAVPVVQKETFLPIIVDPSHATGRRDLIRSMSLASIAAGAAGLMIEVHDRPEDARCDASQMIQPSELKEIIAAARQLRMIALK, from the coding sequence ATGAAAAAGGACGCCACGGAGCAGCAGATCCAGCATGCCGTTGACGAAGTGGCTAGAGCCGGCCTGCGCACCGATGTCTCACGCGGCCAGTACCTGACTATCATCGGCCTTATCGGCGATGAGACCAGGGTCGACTTTACCCACCTGGCAGCCTTGCCCGGAGTGAAGGAGGCCAGGATGATCCAGGCGCCCTATAAACTGATCAACCGCGAATATTCCAGCGCCTACGGCGAGACCGGCACCCGCGTCGTCAAGGTCGGCGACGTCCAGTTCGGCGCGCCGGAGCCGGTGTTCATCGCCGGACCGTGCGCCGTCGAAAACCGGGACGACCTGTTCCGCATCGCCGAACAGTGCAAAGGCGCCGGGGCCCACATTTTGCGCGGCGGCGTCTTCAAACCCCGCTCCTCAGTCCATTCCTTCCAGGGTCTGGGCTCGGCCGGGCATGACGAGGCCATCGAGGCGCTTACCTGGCTGCGGGAAGCCGGCAGGACGTTCGGTATGCCGGTAGTCACCGAGGTCCGCGGCGAAGCGCAGGTGGACCTGGTCGCCGAATTCGTCGATATCATCCAGATCGGCGCCCGCAATATGTACGACCAGGACCTGCTGCAAACCGCCGCCCGCAAAAAGTTGCCGGTAATGTTCAAACGCCACTTCGGCGCTTCGGTCGAGGAGTTTTTATGCTTCGCCGAGTATATCGCCGCCGAGGGCAACAAGGACATCATCTTGTGCGAACGCGGCATCGTGCCTATGGGCAAGGGTAAGAATTACACCCGTTACATGCTCGACCTGGCGGCGGTACCGGTGGTCCAGAAAGAGACCTTCCTGCCCATTATCGTCGATCCCAGCCATGCCACCGGCCGCCGCGACCTCATCCGTTCGATGAGCCTGGCCTCGATCGCCGCTGGCGCCGCGGGGCTGATGATTGAGGTCCACGACCGGCCGGAGGACGCCCGGTGCGATGCCTCTCAGATGATCCAGCCGTCGGAGCTTAAAGAAATTATCGCCGCCGCGCGACAGTTGAGGATGATTGCTTTAAAATAA
- the bfr gene encoding bacterioferritin: protein MKGDPQIIATLNSLLADELTAINQYMVHSEMCDNWNYGKLHKSIEKRAIVEMKHAEKLIGRILFLEGIPIVSDYRKVYIGADVPKMFENDRMAEVGAVKSYNAAVKQAGDLGDFATRDILQAILNDEDGHLDEIEGVQDQISQMGLQIFLSTRTEV from the coding sequence ATGAAAGGCGATCCCCAGATCATTGCGACCCTCAATTCCCTGCTGGCTGACGAGCTGACCGCCATCAACCAGTACATGGTCCATTCGGAGATGTGCGACAATTGGAATTACGGCAAACTCCACAAATCCATCGAGAAGCGCGCCATCGTCGAGATGAAACACGCCGAGAAGCTCATCGGCCGCATCCTGTTCCTCGAGGGCATCCCCATCGTCTCGGATTACCGCAAAGTCTATATCGGCGCCGACGTGCCCAAGATGTTCGAGAACGACCGTATGGCTGAAGTCGGCGCCGTCAAGTCATACAACGCCGCCGTCAAACAGGCCGGGGATCTTGGCGACTTCGCAACTCGCGATATCCTCCAGGCTATCCTTAATGATGAAGACGGTCACCTAGATGAAATAGAGGGTGTGCAGGACCAGATCTCGCAGATGGGCCTTCAGATTTTCCTCTCCACCCGCACCGAAGTGTAA
- the rpsL gene encoding 30S ribosomal protein S12 → MPTVNQLIRKGRHKLAKKAKTPALHYNFNSLKNRTSYGAGSPQKRGVCLQVKTTTPKKPNSALRKIARVRLSNHMEVTAYIPGEGHNLQEHSVVLIRGGRVPDLPGVRYHIVRGTLDTAGVANRKQGRSKYGAKVAKAAVKK, encoded by the coding sequence ATGCCGACAGTGAATCAGTTAATCAGAAAAGGGCGCCATAAGCTGGCCAAAAAAGCCAAAACTCCGGCGCTGCACTATAATTTCAATTCGCTCAAGAACCGCACGTCGTACGGCGCCGGTTCGCCGCAGAAGCGCGGCGTATGTCTTCAGGTGAAGACGACCACCCCCAAGAAACCGAACTCCGCGCTGCGGAAGATCGCCCGCGTCCGTTTATCGAACCACATGGAAGTAACGGCTTACATCCCGGGCGAGGGGCATAATCTCCAGGAGCATTCCGTCGTTTTGATCCGCGGCGGCCGGGTACCTGATTTACCGGGCGTCCGCTACCACATCGTCAGGGGCACTCTGGACACCGCCGGCGTGGCCAACCGCAAGCAAGGCCGCTCCAAGTACGGCGCCAAGGTAGCCAAGGCCGCAGTAAAAAAATAG
- the rpsG gene encoding 30S ribosomal protein S7 — MGRRSSGIRHPALPDAKYNSVIVSKFINRIMYAGKQSTAERVIYDAMEIMAAQDGKDAVTLVEQAVKNATPMVEVKARRVGGANYQVPVEVRPDRAFSLALRWLTKAARSRSGKSMAEKLSAELSDAAKGLGAAVKKREETHKMAEANRAFAHYRW; from the coding sequence ATGGGACGACGCAGTTCAGGTATCAGGCACCCGGCGCTACCCGATGCCAAATATAACAGTGTCATCGTATCCAAATTCATCAACCGCATCATGTATGCCGGCAAACAGAGCACCGCCGAACGGGTGATTTACGATGCCATGGAGATCATGGCCGCCCAGGATGGCAAGGACGCGGTGACCCTTGTCGAACAGGCGGTCAAGAATGCCACGCCGATGGTAGAAGTCAAAGCCCGCCGGGTCGGCGGCGCCAACTACCAGGTGCCGGTTGAGGTTCGTCCTGACCGCGCTTTCTCACTGGCTTTGCGCTGGTTGACCAAGGCCGCCCGCAGCCGTTCCGGCAAATCCATGGCCGAGAAGCTGTCGGCTGAATTGTCCGATGCCGCCAAGGGTCTGGGCGCCGCGGTCAAAAAGAGAGAAGAAACGCACAAAATGGCCGAGGCGAACCGCGCTTTCGCCCATTACCGCTGGTAG
- the fusA gene encoding elongation factor G, with amino-acid sequence MNQQDRNLELNKTRNIGIIAHIDAGKTTTTERVLYFTGRTYKIGNVDDGNTVMDWMQQERERGITITSAATACHWRDYRINIIDTPGHVDFTAEVERSLRVLDGGVVVFDGVAGVEAQSETVWRQANRYGVPRICFINKMDRTGADFNRCLKMIEDRLKARHIAVTLPIGSGDSFGGVIDLIKLKAYSADGDQNTPEPIEIPIPTSEKERVEAARHQMIEKLAELDDEVMCAYLDGSDLSTDQIIAGLRRVTLGNKGIPVLCGSSFRQKGVKLLLDAVVNFLPSPLDTPPVVGIDTRTQAEVSRPVSDDAPFAALAFKVVSDPFVGRLVYLRVYSGTVDAGAGVMNTTRDQKERIGRLLVMHANAREEITKAETGSIIASLGLKSTFTGDTLCDPAHPVLLENIKFPEPVVSISIEPKTRADQDKMVDALQKLADEDPTFKVTYNEETGQNIIAGMGELHLDVLVSRMFTEHKVAAKVGQPRVAYRETITAPARADGRFVRQSGGRGQYGHVKIDIEPNTESTAVEVVDDIRGGTVPKNFVKAAAEGIKEAAATGVFAGYPMVGVKVSIFDGSYHDVDSNEMAFKTAGSMALKAAAAKANPVLLEPIMKMEVMTPEEYMGDIIGDLNSRRGHIVSIEPRGETTMIHAYVPLAETFGYTTTIRGISKGRATSSMEFYKYQELPANIAKTVMESAAVAK; translated from the coding sequence ATGAATCAACAAGATCGAAACCTGGAACTGAATAAAACCCGCAATATCGGCATCATCGCTCATATTGATGCCGGCAAAACGACCACCACCGAACGGGTGCTGTATTTCACCGGCCGTACCTATAAAATAGGCAACGTCGATGACGGCAATACGGTCATGGACTGGATGCAGCAGGAGCGCGAGCGGGGTATCACCATTACCTCCGCCGCTACAGCGTGCCATTGGCGCGATTATCGCATCAATATCATCGATACTCCCGGCCACGTTGATTTCACCGCCGAAGTTGAGCGGTCGCTCCGCGTCCTAGACGGCGGCGTGGTTGTCTTTGACGGCGTGGCCGGCGTGGAAGCCCAATCTGAGACGGTATGGCGCCAGGCCAACCGTTACGGTGTGCCCCGGATCTGCTTTATCAACAAGATGGACCGTACCGGCGCCGATTTCAACCGGTGCCTCAAGATGATTGAAGACCGGCTCAAAGCGCGGCACATCGCCGTCACGCTGCCGATCGGCAGCGGCGACAGCTTCGGCGGCGTCATCGATCTGATCAAACTCAAAGCCTACAGCGCCGATGGGGATCAAAATACTCCCGAGCCGATCGAAATACCGATCCCGACGTCCGAAAAGGAGCGCGTCGAGGCCGCCCGCCACCAGATGATCGAGAAGCTGGCCGAACTTGACGACGAGGTGATGTGCGCCTATCTGGACGGCAGTGACCTTTCGACCGATCAAATTATCGCCGGATTAAGGCGGGTGACCCTGGGCAACAAAGGGATCCCCGTGTTATGCGGCTCATCTTTCCGCCAAAAAGGCGTCAAGCTGCTGCTGGACGCGGTGGTCAACTTCCTTCCTTCCCCGTTGGATACGCCCCCGGTTGTCGGCATCGATACCCGGACTCAGGCTGAGGTCTCCAGGCCGGTCAGTGATGACGCGCCTTTTGCCGCCCTGGCTTTCAAGGTTGTTTCCGATCCTTTTGTCGGCCGTCTGGTGTATCTGAGAGTGTATTCAGGCACGGTGGACGCCGGCGCCGGGGTAATGAATACCACCCGGGACCAAAAAGAACGCATCGGCCGATTGCTGGTGATGCATGCCAACGCCCGGGAAGAAATCACCAAAGCTGAAACAGGCAGTATTATCGCTTCACTCGGTCTCAAGAGCACTTTCACCGGCGATACCTTGTGCGACCCGGCTCATCCTGTGCTGCTTGAAAATATTAAATTCCCTGAACCGGTGGTGTCTATTTCCATCGAGCCCAAGACCCGTGCCGACCAGGATAAAATGGTGGACGCGCTGCAGAAGTTGGCTGATGAAGACCCGACCTTCAAGGTCACTTATAATGAAGAGACCGGTCAAAATATCATCGCCGGCATGGGTGAACTTCACCTGGACGTGTTAGTCAGCCGCATGTTCACCGAACACAAGGTGGCAGCTAAAGTGGGGCAGCCGCGGGTTGCTTACCGCGAGACGATCACCGCTCCGGCCAGGGCCGACGGCCGGTTTGTCCGGCAGTCGGGCGGCCGCGGTCAGTACGGCCATGTCAAAATCGATATTGAACCCAACACCGAGTCGACCGCTGTTGAGGTCGTTGATGACATTCGCGGCGGCACGGTGCCCAAGAACTTTGTCAAGGCGGCGGCCGAGGGTATTAAAGAAGCCGCGGCAACCGGCGTTTTCGCCGGTTACCCGATGGTCGGGGTCAAGGTATCCATTTTTGACGGCAGCTATCATGATGTCGACTCCAACGAAATGGCTTTCAAGACTGCCGGTTCCATGGCGCTCAAAGCCGCGGCTGCCAAAGCCAATCCGGTGTTGCTCGAGCCCATCATGAAGATGGAAGTCATGACGCCCGAGGAATACATGGGCGATATTATCGGCGACCTGAACTCCCGGCGCGGCCATATCGTTTCCATCGAGCCAAGGGGGGAGACGACGATGATTCATGCTTACGTGCCGCTGGCGGAAACGTTTGGTTATACCACCACTATCCGGGGCATCTCAAAGGGTCGTGCCACTTCATCGATGGAATTCTACAAATATCAGGAACTGCCGGCCAACATCGCCAAGACGGTGATGGAGTCAGCGGCCGTCGCGAAATAG
- the rpsJ gene encoding 30S ribosomal protein S10, with amino-acid sequence MGKQKIRIKLKGFDHKVLDQSAQQIVEALERTGAVISGPVPLPTQIKKYSVIRASFIDKDSQEQFEVRTHKRLIDIVETTSKTIDSLTSLNMPAGVSIDIKL; translated from the coding sequence ATGGGTAAACAAAAAATCCGCATCAAGCTAAAGGGTTTCGATCACAAGGTGCTCGATCAGTCGGCACAGCAGATCGTTGAAGCCCTGGAACGCACCGGGGCAGTTATTTCCGGCCCCGTGCCGCTGCCGACCCAGATAAAAAAATACTCGGTTATCCGGGCGTCCTTCATTGATAAGGATTCTCAGGAGCAGTTCGAGGTGCGTACCCATAAACGCCTGATTGACATCGTGGAGACGACCTCGAAGACTATCGACTCCCTGACCAGTCTTAATATGCCGGCCGGGGTCAGCATCGACATCAAGCTCTAA
- the rplC gene encoding 50S ribosomal protein L3 has product MINGIIGKKLGMTQVYSASGKVEPVTVLEVGPCTVTQVKTLENDGYVAAQLGFGTAKRLAKAEKGHTKDTGEFRHLREFRLEDVSGVEVGNKVDASLFSDGELIDVTGISKGHGFAGGVKRHGFHGGPKTHGQSDRHRAPGSIGSTTTPGRVYKGTRMAGHMGHDQVTVRCLKVVKADTEKNLLLVRGAVPGGKNGLIIVKKSKKSS; this is encoded by the coding sequence ATGATAAATGGAATTATCGGTAAAAAATTAGGCATGACTCAGGTCTACAGCGCCAGCGGCAAAGTAGAACCGGTGACGGTTCTCGAGGTCGGCCCGTGTACTGTAACCCAGGTCAAGACCTTGGAAAATGACGGCTACGTCGCCGCCCAGCTTGGTTTCGGCACCGCCAAGAGGCTTGCCAAAGCAGAGAAGGGCCATACCAAAGACACCGGCGAGTTTCGCCACCTTCGGGAGTTCCGCCTGGAAGATGTATCCGGCGTCGAAGTCGGCAACAAGGTAGACGCCAGTTTATTTTCCGACGGCGAACTGATTGACGTCACCGGCATTTCCAAAGGCCACGGGTTTGCCGGCGGTGTCAAGCGGCATGGTTTTCACGGCGGCCCGAAAACCCACGGTCAGTCAGACCGCCACCGCGCGCCGGGCTCTATAGGCTCGACTACGACGCCGGGCCGGGTTTACAAAGGCACCCGAATGGCCGGCCACATGGGACACGATCAGGTCACGGTACGCTGTCTTAAGGTGGTCAAGGCCGATACCGAGAAGAACCTGCTCCTGGTACGCGGCGCCGTTCCCGGCGGTAAGAACGGCTTGATAATCGTAAAAAAATCAAAGAAGAGTAGCTAA
- the rplD gene encoding 50S ribosomal protein L4, which produces MEIPVYSMQGKVVKNLSVSESVFGVPMNDAVVHQALVALQANARQGTSSTKTRSEVAGSTKKLFRQKGTGEARAGSAKSNLRPGGGIVFGPKPRDYSKGLPKKVRQLAIRCLLSDKAASGGLKVIDAISLDPPKTRDMASALAALECTTSTMVATAGVDNNVVLSARNLAGVKTTPADLLNVVDLLKYDKLVLTEEALQVVEKIWGDRSS; this is translated from the coding sequence ATGGAAATACCCGTTTACAGTATGCAGGGCAAGGTAGTTAAAAACCTTTCGGTCAGCGAGTCGGTGTTCGGCGTGCCGATGAACGACGCGGTAGTGCATCAGGCGCTGGTGGCGCTGCAGGCCAACGCCCGTCAGGGTACTTCATCGACCAAGACCCGGTCCGAAGTCGCGGGTTCAACCAAGAAATTATTCCGCCAGAAGGGCACCGGTGAAGCTCGTGCCGGCTCGGCTAAAAGCAACCTGCGGCCAGGCGGCGGCATCGTTTTCGGCCCCAAGCCGCGCGATTATTCAAAAGGGCTGCCGAAAAAGGTCAGGCAACTGGCTATACGTTGCCTGCTGTCAGACAAAGCCGCCAGCGGCGGACTTAAAGTAATCGATGCCATTTCCCTTGATCCACCGAAGACGCGCGATATGGCCAGCGCTCTGGCGGCGCTTGAGTGCACCACCTCCACCATGGTAGCCACCGCCGGCGTTGATAATAACGTCGTATTGTCGGCGCGCAATCTTGCCGGGGTCAAGACGACACCCGCCGATTTGCTGAATGTCGTTGATTTGTTGAAATACGATAAACTTGTGCTCACTGAAGAGGCTCTTCAGGTTGTTGAAAAGATCTGGGGCGACCGGTCCAGCTAA
- a CDS encoding 50S ribosomal protein L23: MQIFDVLRRPLITEKNARLQATGKYAFEVSAEATKPQIKTAVEAAYKVTVTGVNVIMVKGKMKRMGRGLFRTPDWKKALVTLKAGDKIELFEGV, from the coding sequence ATGCAGATATTCGATGTTTTACGCAGACCCCTGATTACCGAAAAAAACGCCCGCCTGCAGGCAACCGGCAAATACGCCTTTGAAGTTTCGGCGGAAGCGACCAAACCGCAGATAAAAACGGCGGTTGAAGCGGCTTACAAGGTAACGGTGACAGGAGTCAATGTCATCATGGTTAAGGGCAAAATGAAGCGGATGGGCCGGGGATTGTTCCGGACTCCAGACTGGAAAAAAGCCCTGGTTACATTGAAAGCCGGCGATAAGATCGAGCTCTTTGAAGGGGTCTAA
- the rplB gene encoding 50S ribosomal protein L2, with protein sequence MALKSYQPTSAGRRHQTGYTFEEITKSRPEKSLTKCVKQDAGRNNQGKLSVRHRGGGARKIIRVLDFKRDKIGIPGKIAAIEYDPHRSARIALVFYVDGEKRYILAPQGLKVGETILTAPEAELKPGNCLPLRSMPSGTLVHNLELEPGRGGKLVRSAGAAAQLMAKEGEYALIRLPSGEMRRIRIDCYATVGAVGNEEHQTLSIGKAGRRRNMGWRPQVRGSAMTPRDHPHGGGEGRTPIGMPGPKTPWGKPALGFKTRQSKPSDKLIVKRRK encoded by the coding sequence ATGGCACTTAAATCATACCAACCAACCTCCGCCGGGCGGCGCCACCAGACCGGTTATACTTTTGAGGAAATAACCAAGAGCCGGCCGGAGAAATCGCTGACAAAATGCGTCAAGCAGGATGCCGGGCGCAATAATCAGGGCAAACTTTCGGTTAGACACCGCGGCGGGGGCGCGCGCAAGATCATCCGCGTGCTTGATTTCAAACGCGATAAGATTGGGATTCCGGGTAAAATAGCCGCCATCGAGTATGATCCGCATCGCTCGGCGCGCATTGCCCTGGTGTTTTATGTCGACGGTGAAAAACGCTACATCCTGGCACCCCAGGGCTTGAAAGTGGGCGAAACTATACTTACCGCTCCCGAAGCCGAACTCAAGCCGGGCAACTGCCTGCCGCTGCGCTCTATGCCCTCCGGCACGCTGGTCCATAATCTTGAACTCGAGCCCGGCCGGGGCGGCAAACTGGTGCGTTCCGCCGGCGCGGCAGCCCAACTCATGGCCAAAGAAGGCGAATACGCCTTAATCCGCCTGCCGTCCGGCGAGATGCGGCGGATCCGTATCGACTGTTACGCCACCGTAGGCGCCGTCGGTAACGAAGAGCACCAGACTTTATCAATCGGCAAGGCTGGTCGCCGGCGCAACATGGGCTGGCGGCCTCAGGTACGCGGCTCGGCGATGACGCCCAGGGACCATCCCCACGGCGGCGGTGAAGGCCGGACTCCCATCGGCATGCCGGGACCGAAGACTCCCTGGGGCAAACCCGCCCTGGGCTTCAAGACGCGCCAGTCTAAGCCCTCGGACAAGCTCATTGTTAAAAGGCGTAAATAA